Below is a genomic region from Herpetosiphonaceae bacterium.
TCAGTCGGTCAAGGCGGCGATCCAGGTTCACGAAACTGCCGAGTGGATCGATACCAACTGGGAGCGCCAGCCGCTCTGGGATCAAACGATCTCTCAGGGCGGCGTGGCCGGTCAGTCCGCGACGGCGGATCTGGGCTTCTGCGCGCGCTCAGCCGATAATCTGGTCGCCGAGATTCCGCTGCGCACGTTCCGCCCCGAAGAAGCCGCCCGCGTGATCGATCTGCTTGAGCCGTACCAGGAGCGCTTCCGCGCCGAGCTGGGCTATGGCCTGGTCTATCCCTCGGATGAGTTCTATCTGCTGGCGAATCGTCCGGTGCCTCCGGCGCATGTCTACGAGGGCGCGGATCAGATCGAGAACGGCGTCGGGATGGTACGCGAGTTTCTGGATGAGTGGGAGCTGGCGCGGCATAAGCTGCCGCCGCGCTCACGGCAGCCTCGGCGCGTGATCGTCGTCACCGGCACGCTGGCCGAGCCTGTGCTGCGGCCCGTGGTCGAGCGCATCGGGCGAGTACCGGGCGTGCAGGCCGAGCTTAAGGTCGTGCGCAACGATTTCTTCGGCGAGACTGTCACCGTCGCCGGGCTGCTGACCGCTGGCGATGTGATCGCACAGGTCGCGCCGCTGGGAGCCGCCGATCTGGTGATCCTGCCGCGTGTGATGTTCGATTTCAAGGGCGAGCGCACCATCGACGACGTAGCGCCGGAGCAGATCGCCGCCGATCTGGGCAGCCCGATCGCGATGGCTCGTCATCCGCTGGAGCTGGTTCGCGCGATTCGCACGCTGGCGAAAACACCGCAGCCGAGTCCATCGGCGATGACAGCGGCGGTCGCGGCATAGCGCGGCGCGCGTGCGGCGTGTGGTGTGGGGCACGGCACGCCGTGCCTTTGTTGTTTAGAAGAGAATTGGAGTAGAGAATCATGCCACAACCAATCGTTGCGATCGTCGGACGGCCCAACGTCGGCAAGTCGACGCTCTTCAATAAGCTGGTCGGCGAGCGACGCGCGATCGTCGAGGACGAGCCCGGCACCACGCGCGACCGACTCTACGGTGAGTCGGAATGGCACGGGCGCGAGTTTACGATCGTCGATACCGCCGGTATTCTGCCAGGCGAGGAAGACGAGGCGACCGCCTCGATAGCGGAGATCGTGCGGGCCACACGCGCCCAGGCGCAGCTTGCGATCGACGAGGCCGACGCGATCCTGTTTCTGGTCGACGTTAAGCAGGGCATCACCGCCGCCGACGAAGAGGTCGCCGAGATGCTGCGCCAGACGAGCAAGCCCGTGATCCTGGGCGTCAACAAAGCCGACTCGCTGGAGCGGGTGCAGAATGCGGTCGAGTTTTGGAACCTGGGCCTGGGCGAGCCGATCCCGCTGAGCGCCTACCACGGCACCGGCACGGGCGAGCTGCTGGATGCGCTCTACGAGGCGCTGCCGCCGTTCGAGGAAGATCCCGATGAGGAGTACGCGCTCAAGATCGCGATCGTCGGGCGGCCCAACGTCGGCAAGTCGAGCCTGCTCAACCGCCTGCTGGGCACCGAGCGCGTCGTGGTCAGCGATGTGCCGGGCACCACCCGCGATACGATCGACACGGTGCTTGAGTACAACGGCGAGAAGATCCTGCTGATCGATACCGCCGGTATCCGGCGACGGGGCCGCATCGACCAGGGCATCGAGAAGTATAGCGTGCTGCGGGCGCTGCGGGCGATCGAGCGCGCCGACATCGCGCTGCTGATGATCGATGCGACCGAGGGCGTGACCGCTCAGGACGCGCATATCGCCGGGATGGTGCTGGATGCGTATAAGGGCATCGCGGTGCTGGTCAACAAGTGGGACGCGATCGAAAAAGATAACGAGACGTTTGAAGCCTGGAACAACCATGTCCGCGCCGCGCTACACTTCATTCCGTACGCGCCGCTGCTGTTCATCTCGGCCAAGACCGGCCAGCGCGTCGAGAAGCTTCTAGAGCTGGCGCTCCTGATCAACGGCGAGCGCAACACGCGCATCTCGACCGGCAAGCTGAATACGATCTTGCGCGAGGCCGTTCGGGCGCATCCGCCCTCGTCGATCCACAAGGGCGCGCATCTGCGGATCTTTTACGCCACGCAGGCGCAGGTCGCGCCGCCGGTCTTTTTGTTTTTCTCGAACGCGCCGCAGGAGATTCACTTCGGCTACAAGCGCTATCTGGAAAATCGTATTCGTGAGCAGTACCCATTCGTGGGCACGCCCATTATCCTGGTCTTCAAGAGTCGCGAGGAGTAACCACTCTCCTCGCGCTTACTGGAGATGGCTGGTGGCGGTTGACGCTCCGCTATCCGTTCGTTACACTACCTGACACCTTTCATCGAGGAGCAATCACTGATATGGCGACACGTCCAGGGGGCGCACCGCGCCCTAATCCCGCAGTTCGCGGTCGGGAAGTTCCCCAGAAGCGCTCTTTTCCCCTCGTTCCGGTCCTGATTGGCGTTGGTCTTTTGATTGTGCTTGCGGCTGGTGCCTGGCTGATCTTCGGCGGCAGCGGCGGCGTTCCGGCTGCCGAGAAGTCGCCGGGCAGCCCCGTCGATGTGCTGCCGTCGCGCGAGCACGTGCCCGACGGCACCGCCGTGGAGTACAGCACCAATCCGCCGACCTCCGGCGATCACTGGGGGCAAGCCGCGACCTGGGGCATCTATCCCACGCGCGCACCGGCGGATGAGCGGCTGGTGCATAATCTGGAGCATGGCGGTGTGATCATTAGCTACAATCCCGCCAAGGTGGACGAGGCGACTGTCGAAAAGCTGAGAGAGCTGGCCCGCGATCTGCGCAAGCAGCGCCCCTGCCTGGTGCTGACGCCGCGCGACAGCATTCAGGACGATAAGCCGATCGCGCTCACGGCCTGGGGTGTAATGGCGCTGCTCGACAGCTACGACGAGGCCGGAATCCGCGCGTTCTGGCGCGATCATGTGGCGAATGGGCCTGAGTTCCCTAAGGGACAGTGCGGCTAGTCCATGACCGAAGCGCTGGAAGCTGAGCCGTTCGCGCCCGGCGTCGAAGCCGAATTTGGCCCCAAGCAACTGGTCGAAAGCCTGCTCTTCGTTGCAGCGGAGCCGGTGCCGGTGCGCGATCTGGCGCGGGCCATCGGGCTGCCGCTGGCGGCGATCGAGGCCGTGCTGGAGCAGTTGATGCGCGAGTACCGCTGCCGGGGTATCCGCCTCATGCGCCACAACGATCATGTCCAGCTCGTCTCCGCGCCGGAGGCCGCCACGGTGGTCGAGCGTTTCCTGGGCGTGCATACCAGCGCGCCCCGGCTATCGAATGCGGCGCTGGAAACCCTGGCGATCGTGGCCTACAAACAGCCGATCACGCGCTCCGGCATCGAGGCGGTGCGTGGCGTTGATTCGTCGGGCGCGGTGCGGACTCTGCTCCAGCGTGGGTTGATCGTCGAGGTGGGGCGGCTTCAGGCTGTTGGCCGTCCCATGCTCTACGGCACGACCGAGGAGTTTCTCAAGCAGTTTGGCCTGCCTAGCGTGGCGCATCTCCCACCTATGGAATTTCCCGACACCGAGCGCGAGCCGCCGCACGCCGCGTCGAACGGCGCGGCTGCCGCTGTTGAGCAGACGGGTTGATCTTGTCCTGGTCTGATGATCGTTGAATCATGATGCCGGATACGTCGGGGCGTATTGCATGCGCCCCGGCAGTTCGTAATTTGGCAAGGTTCGGCATCACGCCGAGGGTCAGGCTTCCTCCGCGATCGTCGTCAAAGCATCGGGGCGCAGCGACAGCCGCACGCTCTGGCCCACCGCGAACGTCCCGGCCTCGACATCCAGCTCTAGCTCCGTGCCGCTCCCATGCCGCAGCAGTAGGCGCTGCGTGCCGCCGCGAAACGTGCTGCGCGTCACGCGCCCCTCGATCACATTTACCGCATCCTCGGTCGGCGGCGCGGCTGCCTCAGGCCGAATCAAGACCGTCTGCCTCTCAGCGCCCTGCTCTTGCGTCTCTACCACCAGCCGACCAAGCGCGGTCTGCATCAGGGTGCGGCCCCGCTCCACCGCGATACGCTCTCCGACGATCAGGTTGTTCAGGCCCAGGAATCGAGCCGCGAACATGCTGGCCGGGCGGCAGTAGACCTCCATCGGCGTGCCGCTTTGCACAATCTGTCCACGATTCATCAACACAATCCGATCCGCGACCGCAAACGC
It encodes:
- a CDS encoding DUF3105 domain-containing protein translates to MATRPGGAPRPNPAVRGREVPQKRSFPLVPVLIGVGLLIVLAAGAWLIFGGSGGVPAAEKSPGSPVDVLPSREHVPDGTAVEYSTNPPTSGDHWGQAATWGIYPTRAPADERLVHNLEHGGVIISYNPAKVDEATVEKLRELARDLRKQRPCLVLTPRDSIQDDKPIALTAWGVMALLDSYDEAGIRAFWRDHVANGPEFPKGQCG
- a CDS encoding DUF512 domain-containing protein, whose protein sequence is MQGADAGRRMEYQPNLQNIKGSGGVVVNVEPGSTAQELDLRVGDIVVAVNGQRMRDVIDYRFAMAEELVTVEVLRGDERLLFEIEKDADDDLGLEFSEPLWDRLRTCNNKCPFCFLTQMPKGFRKTLYLKDDDYRLSFLYGNFVTLTNLKEDDWRRIEEQRLTPMYVSVHATDPYMRGVLLGKADAGDVLADIKRLGAMGVEVHTQFVVCPGLNDGEVLRESIQALAALHPVVQSIAAVPVGLTKYRFNGKAPQSVKAAIQVHETAEWIDTNWERQPLWDQTISQGGVAGQSATADLGFCARSADNLVAEIPLRTFRPEEAARVIDLLEPYQERFRAELGYGLVYPSDEFYLLANRPVPPAHVYEGADQIENGVGMVREFLDEWELARHKLPPRSRQPRRVIVVTGTLAEPVLRPVVERIGRVPGVQAELKVVRNDFFGETVTVAGLLTAGDVIAQVAPLGAADLVILPRVMFDFKGERTIDDVAPEQIAADLGSPIAMARHPLELVRAIRTLAKTPQPSPSAMTAAVAA
- the der gene encoding ribosome biogenesis GTPase Der, encoding MPQPIVAIVGRPNVGKSTLFNKLVGERRAIVEDEPGTTRDRLYGESEWHGREFTIVDTAGILPGEEDEATASIAEIVRATRAQAQLAIDEADAILFLVDVKQGITAADEEVAEMLRQTSKPVILGVNKADSLERVQNAVEFWNLGLGEPIPLSAYHGTGTGELLDALYEALPPFEEDPDEEYALKIAIVGRPNVGKSSLLNRLLGTERVVVSDVPGTTRDTIDTVLEYNGEKILLIDTAGIRRRGRIDQGIEKYSVLRALRAIERADIALLMIDATEGVTAQDAHIAGMVLDAYKGIAVLVNKWDAIEKDNETFEAWNNHVRAALHFIPYAPLLFISAKTGQRVEKLLELALLINGERNTRISTGKLNTILREAVRAHPPSSIHKGAHLRIFYATQAQVAPPVFLFFSNAPQEIHFGYKRYLENRIREQYPFVGTPIILVFKSREE
- the scpB gene encoding SMC-Scp complex subunit ScpB translates to MTEALEAEPFAPGVEAEFGPKQLVESLLFVAAEPVPVRDLARAIGLPLAAIEAVLEQLMREYRCRGIRLMRHNDHVQLVSAPEAATVVERFLGVHTSAPRLSNAALETLAIVAYKQPITRSGIEAVRGVDSSGAVRTLLQRGLIVEVGRLQAVGRPMLYGTTEEFLKQFGLPSVAHLPPMEFPDTEREPPHAASNGAAAAVEQTG